From one Planktothrix sp. FACHB-1365 genomic stretch:
- a CDS encoding NAD(P)/FAD-dependent oxidoreductase, with amino-acid sequence MQNFDVIVIGSGIGGLVAGALLAHSGKQVMILESHTLPGGAAQGFSRQGFHFDSGPSFYCGLSNSQSLNPLQQVLTRLGESLATVVYDPLGHYHFPEGSLAVYGNSERYRKAIAQFTPEGALEFAQFEHRLLKVYQGLKEIPAIELRADWKVIPKLITNYGFSLLKLLPVLGEISSSVGKIVDQTVHDPWVRRLIDLECFLLSGLKAEGTVTPEVAFMIGERNYSPIEYPLGGSQAIVQALVRGLTRFGGKIQLGTHVEKILVHGGKVYGVKTRKGEEFQAPIVISNATIWDTYTHLLNPSNLPPDYRKTALNTPAVDSFMHLHLGLKADGLEELTGHHVVVHDSNLDITVPGNTCMISIPSVWDKNLAPPGHYLIHAYTLEPFFGWKKDDGYTQKKREKAEPLYRAVEKIIPDLRQRTTLELIGTPLTHARYLRRYQGTYGPAIVAGQGRFPGPFTPIQGLYLVGDSTQPGIGVPAVAASGILCANCL; translated from the coding sequence ATGCAAAATTTTGATGTAATTGTCATTGGCAGTGGTATCGGTGGCTTAGTAGCAGGCGCTCTTTTGGCTCACTCTGGTAAACAGGTCATGATTTTAGAAAGTCATACCTTGCCGGGAGGAGCAGCACAGGGTTTTTCTCGTCAGGGCTTCCATTTTGATTCAGGCCCCTCGTTTTATTGTGGACTGAGTAATTCCCAGAGTTTAAATCCTTTACAGCAAGTTTTAACTCGTTTGGGGGAGTCCCTGGCAACGGTGGTCTATGACCCTCTAGGACATTATCATTTTCCTGAAGGGTCTTTGGCCGTTTATGGGAATAGCGAACGTTATCGAAAGGCTATTGCTCAATTTACACCCGAAGGCGCGCTAGAATTTGCCCAATTTGAACATCGGTTACTGAAAGTTTATCAAGGCTTAAAAGAAATTCCTGCCATTGAGTTACGGGCTGATTGGAAAGTCATTCCTAAATTAATTACAAATTATGGCTTTTCTTTATTAAAATTACTGCCTGTCTTGGGTGAGATTTCAAGTTCAGTGGGTAAAATCGTTGACCAAACTGTTCACGACCCTTGGGTACGACGATTAATTGATTTAGAATGTTTTTTATTATCAGGATTAAAAGCAGAAGGAACGGTGACTCCAGAAGTTGCTTTTATGATAGGTGAACGGAATTATTCTCCGATTGAATATCCCCTCGGAGGTAGTCAAGCGATTGTTCAAGCTTTGGTGCGAGGATTAACTCGATTTGGAGGAAAGATCCAGTTAGGAACCCACGTTGAAAAAATTTTAGTTCACGGGGGAAAAGTGTATGGTGTTAAAACTCGAAAGGGAGAAGAATTTCAGGCTCCAATTGTCATCTCTAACGCCACAATTTGGGATACCTATACCCATTTATTAAATCCCTCAAATTTACCTCCAGACTATCGTAAAACCGCCTTAAATACTCCGGCGGTGGATAGTTTTATGCACCTACATTTAGGACTTAAAGCTGACGGATTAGAGGAACTAACGGGGCATCATGTTGTGGTTCATGATAGCAACCTTGATATTACTGTTCCGGGCAATACCTGTATGATTTCGATTCCTTCTGTTTGGGATAAAAATTTAGCTCCACCCGGTCATTATCTCATTCATGCCTATACCTTAGAACCCTTTTTCGGGTGGAAAAAAGATGACGGTTATACTCAAAAGAAACGTGAAAAAGCCGAACCTTTATATCGTGCTGTAGAAAAAATTATCCCCGATTTGCGCCAACGAACCACCCTAGAATTAATCGGAACTCCTTTAACCCATGCTCGCTATTTACGACGTTATCAAGGCACTTATGGCCCTGCCATTGTTGCAGGTCAAGGGAGATTTCCAGGGCCATTTACCCCCATTCAAGGCTTATATTTAGTGGGAGATAGTACCCAACCCGGTATTGGAGTTCCCGCCGTGGCAGCATCGGGGATTTTATGTGCGAATTGTTTGTAG
- the purN gene encoding phosphoribosylglycinamide formyltransferase, whose amino-acid sequence MNATLTGIDSTSCLISPPIPSPLFVEGNPLKIGVLASGSGTNFEAIAQAIQDQQLNAQIQVLIYNNPDAKVIERAQRFGVKTILLNHRHYKKREDLDRDIVKTLKEHDVDWIVFAGWMRIVTQVLVDAFPQKIINLHPSLLPSFPGIRGVEQALEAQVKITGCSVHLVELEVDRGPILMQAAVPILPDDTPETLHARIQVQEHKILIGAISLVTQWHNQK is encoded by the coding sequence ATGAATGCGACGCTAACGGGAATTGATTCAACCTCCTGTTTAATTTCTCCTCCTATTCCTTCTCCTTTATTTGTGGAAGGTAATCCTTTAAAAATTGGCGTTTTAGCCTCTGGAAGCGGAACCAACTTTGAGGCTATTGCTCAAGCCATTCAAGATCAACAACTCAATGCTCAAATTCAAGTTTTAATTTATAATAATCCCGATGCTAAAGTCATAGAACGAGCGCAACGATTTGGAGTCAAAACAATTCTTTTAAATCATCGCCACTATAAAAAACGGGAAGATTTAGATCGAGATATTGTTAAAACCTTAAAAGAACATGATGTCGATTGGATTGTTTTTGCTGGGTGGATGCGAATTGTCACTCAAGTTTTAGTCGATGCCTTCCCTCAAAAGATTATTAATTTACATCCTAGTTTATTGCCCAGTTTTCCCGGAATTCGAGGGGTAGAACAAGCCTTAGAAGCCCAAGTTAAAATTACAGGATGTAGCGTTCATTTAGTCGAATTAGAGGTCGATAGAGGCCCAATTTTAATGCAAGCGGCGGTTCCAATTTTACCCGATGATACCCCGGAAACCTTACACGCCCGAATTCAAGTTCAAGAGCATAAAATTTTGATTGGGGCCATTTCCCTAGTGACTCAGTGGCATAATCAAAAATAA
- a CDS encoding ABC transporter ATP-binding protein/permease, translated as MNQLDPLLWHRFLKIAQPFFYPLEAGSGKVFLSLLLLLLIFLFAAVFVLVSGVSIVSQYIFPDFFNSIAPGLYKSVASIIYSPSIIIVLLMLLVPMGAFFLYRNQIKIRWQPWAFLSVLLFLSLSVSGLNVIISYVGNFFTTALAEKSQDEFWRFLYVYAGVFVVGTPIVVLYGYTRDRLGNYWRKWLTDEFLDRYLSQRAFYQIESDGKIDNPDQRITEDIKSFTITSLRFLLIILGSIIDVISFTGILFSISKSLSVFLLIYAFIGTLITVVIGRRLIPLNFNQLRREADFRYGLVHVRDNAESIAFYQGEDQELNQVKQRFLKAFENFNLLVGWQRNVNYFTKSYQYAVIILPSLILAPIYFAGTIKYGDITQANFAFAQVLGAFSIIVSEIEILSAFAAGINRLATFSEFLEYPKTVYRGDTQIDLTIDSPLALEHVTLNTPNYQKILVKDLSLTLASGEGLVIMGQSGVGKSSLLRAIAGLWTSGTGRLVRPELSSMLFLPQRPYMILGTLRQQLLYPNINREVNETELRQVLKLVNLEDLPERVNGFDAELDWANILSLGEQQRLAFARLLISKPRYAILDEATSALDLKNEELLYKKLDETETTYISVGHRMSLLRYHQHVLELMGDQKWRLVSTKDYQAEMSLLTQ; from the coding sequence ATGAATCAACTTGATCCTTTACTTTGGCACCGATTTTTAAAGATTGCTCAACCCTTCTTTTATCCTTTAGAAGCAGGAAGTGGGAAAGTTTTTTTGAGTTTATTGTTGTTATTATTAATCTTTTTGTTTGCTGCTGTTTTTGTTTTAGTGAGTGGAGTTTCGATTGTAAGTCAGTATATTTTTCCTGATTTCTTTAATAGTATTGCTCCTGGTTTATATAAATCCGTTGCTAGTATTATTTACTCTCCCTCTATTATTATTGTCCTTTTAATGCTTTTAGTTCCCATGGGGGCGTTTTTCCTGTATCGAAATCAAATAAAAATTCGTTGGCAACCTTGGGCATTTTTAAGCGTTCTCTTATTCTTATCCCTATCCGTTAGTGGATTAAATGTCATTATTAGCTATGTGGGTAACTTTTTTACAACGGCTTTAGCTGAAAAAAGTCAGGATGAATTTTGGCGATTTCTTTATGTTTATGCGGGTGTTTTTGTTGTGGGAACCCCCATCGTTGTCTTGTATGGATATACCCGCGATCGCTTAGGGAACTACTGGCGAAAGTGGTTAACGGATGAATTTTTAGATCGGTATTTAAGTCAGCGTGCCTTTTATCAAATCGAATCCGACGGAAAGATTGATAACCCGGATCAACGGATAACCGAAGATATTAAATCTTTTACGATTACCAGTTTAAGATTTTTACTGATTATCCTAGGTTCAATTATTGATGTAATTTCTTTTACTGGAATTCTTTTTTCTATTTCCAAATCTCTTTCGGTTTTTCTGTTAATTTATGCTTTCATTGGGACTTTAATTACCGTTGTAATTGGACGGCGTTTAATTCCCCTGAACTTTAATCAATTAAGACGAGAAGCAGATTTTCGTTATGGGTTAGTTCATGTCCGCGATAATGCCGAATCTATTGCTTTTTATCAAGGGGAAGACCAAGAACTTAACCAAGTTAAACAACGTTTTTTAAAAGCCTTTGAAAACTTTAATTTATTAGTAGGTTGGCAACGAAATGTTAATTATTTTACCAAAAGCTATCAATATGCAGTCATTATTTTGCCTTCGTTAATTTTAGCTCCCATTTATTTCGCAGGAACGATTAAATATGGGGATATTACTCAAGCTAATTTTGCTTTTGCTCAAGTTTTAGGTGCTTTTTCTATTATCGTCAGTGAGATTGAAATTCTGAGTGCGTTTGCCGCCGGAATTAATCGTTTAGCAACGTTTTCTGAATTTTTAGAATATCCAAAAACTGTTTATCGAGGAGATACACAGATTGATTTAACGATTGATTCTCCCCTAGCTTTAGAACACGTTACCCTCAATACTCCTAATTATCAAAAAATATTAGTTAAAGACTTATCTCTGACTCTCGCTTCCGGTGAAGGATTAGTAATTATGGGTCAAAGTGGAGTCGGAAAAAGTTCTCTATTACGGGCAATTGCTGGGTTATGGACATCAGGAACAGGGCGGTTAGTTCGTCCTGAATTATCGTCGATGTTATTTTTACCCCAACGTCCCTATATGATTTTAGGAACATTACGGCAACAATTACTTTATCCCAATATTAATCGAGAGGTTAATGAAACTGAATTACGTCAAGTCTTAAAATTAGTTAATTTAGAAGATCTGCCAGAACGAGTCAATGGATTTGATGCTGAATTAGATTGGGCAAATATTCTGTCTTTAGGGGAACAACAACGGTTAGCTTTTGCCCGATTATTAATCAGTAAACCTCGCTACGCTATTTTAGATGAAGCGACGAGTGCCTTAGATTTAAAAAATGAAGAACTCCTTTACAAGAAATTAGATGAAACCGAAACAACCTATATTAGCGTTGGACATCGGATGAGTTTATTGCGCTATCATCAGCACGTTTTAGAACTCATGGGCGATCAAAAATGGCGCTTAGTTTCAACGAAGGATTATCAAGCTGAAATGAGTTTATTGACTCAATGA
- a CDS encoding pentapeptide repeat-containing protein translates to MDEETLLEQYRAGQKNFKGINLRGAELSRADLIGANLSGSDLQGANFVFAYLNGVNFSRANLRGVRFNGAILNKANLSGANLSDAEFHGTILQGADFKKANLALATLLDVNLIQADLRGANLQGADLRGACLRGANLRYEPRIYESVNLRGADLRGTDLQGVNLTGADLTRANLSGANLTETVLRGAILTQANLSQSNLQSAFLTEAVLTEANLIGANLRKVKFERAILNDAQLPGVSLCDAILPDAQLSNANLSNADLSRANLVRADLTRTNLNSANLTQADLTDASIARTNLRNANLSYTYLTRVELSSSNTAGAILHGAIMPNGEVHD, encoded by the coding sequence ATGGATGAGGAAACATTACTCGAACAGTATCGAGCGGGACAAAAAAATTTTAAAGGAATTAATTTAAGGGGTGCTGAACTTAGTCGTGCGGACTTGATTGGTGCTAACTTAAGTGGTTCAGATTTGCAAGGAGCCAACTTTGTTTTTGCTTATTTGAATGGAGTTAATTTTTCCCGCGCTAATCTTAGAGGTGTCCGATTTAATGGTGCAATTTTAAATAAAGCCAACTTAAGCGGAGCTAACCTCAGCGATGCAGAATTTCATGGAACAATTTTACAAGGCGCAGATTTTAAAAAAGCCAATTTAGCGTTAGCAACCTTACTGGATGTTAACCTAATTCAAGCGGATTTAAGAGGTGCTAATTTACAAGGAGCCGATTTAAGAGGTGCTTGTTTAAGGGGGGCAAATTTGCGCTATGAACCGAGAATTTATGAAAGTGTGAATTTACGAGGTGCAGATTTAAGAGGTACAGATTTACAAGGGGTCAACTTAACCGGGGCAGATTTAACCAGAGCCAATTTAAGTGGAGCTAATTTAACCGAAACGGTCTTACGCGGTGCAATTTTAACCCAAGCTAACTTAAGTCAATCGAACTTACAATCAGCCTTTTTAACAGAAGCAGTTCTGACAGAAGCCAACTTAATTGGAGCCAATTTAAGGAAAGTCAAATTTGAACGAGCGATCTTAAATGATGCCCAATTACCAGGAGTTTCTTTATGTGATGCCATTCTTCCCGATGCTCAACTCAGTAATGCTAATTTAAGCAATGCCGATTTGAGTCGGGCTAATTTAGTTCGTGCCGATTTAACTCGAACTAACCTAAATTCTGCTAATCTTACCCAAGCGGATTTAACTGATGCTTCTATTGCTCGAACCAACTTAAGAAATGCCAATCTAAGTTATACCTATTTAACTCGCGTAGAGTTGAGCAGTTCTAATACGGCTGGGGCTATTTTGCATGGTGCTATTATGCCTAATGGTGAAGTTCATGATTAA
- a CDS encoding EI24 domain-containing protein, producing MNSNPLQPPNPLLETPLSLITGATYPLKALQLFYNNPPLRGYVIFPVIVNIIVGIFLYFGLLLPGLRGIEVIVLNLGTQIDQWVANLPQWLHYLDILASVLGWLLRVGLVTGLLLIIGFLLLQFGGILGAPWYGQLSEKVEELQTGKPAVLPPQTLTSSVQDIGRAILYELKKLGLQILIGVPLLLLNFIPGFGTLLFTIGGITLASTIVCLDFLDSPMERRRFRFRDKLNMIFRTFPASVSFALVCFGLVVIPFLNLLSIPVCVAAGTMFFCDRILLNKVS from the coding sequence ATGAACTCTAATCCTTTACAACCTCCTAATCCTTTGTTGGAAACCCCCCTAAGTTTAATTACAGGTGCAACCTATCCCTTAAAAGCATTGCAGTTATTTTATAACAATCCACCCTTAAGAGGATATGTAATTTTTCCAGTAATTGTTAATATTATTGTCGGGATTTTTCTCTATTTTGGATTATTGCTTCCGGGGTTAAGGGGAATTGAGGTTATTGTCTTGAATTTGGGGACTCAAATTGATCAATGGGTGGCTAATTTACCCCAATGGTTGCACTATTTAGATATTTTAGCCAGTGTTTTAGGGTGGTTATTACGGGTAGGTTTAGTTACAGGACTCTTATTAATTATTGGGTTTCTGCTATTACAGTTTGGAGGAATTTTAGGCGCGCCTTGGTATGGTCAACTTTCAGAAAAAGTGGAAGAACTGCAAACCGGAAAACCCGCAGTATTACCTCCCCAAACCCTCACCAGTTCAGTTCAGGATATTGGACGAGCAATTTTATATGAATTAAAAAAACTAGGGTTACAAATTTTAATTGGAGTCCCTTTACTTTTATTGAATTTTATCCCCGGTTTTGGAACATTATTGTTTACAATAGGAGGCATTACTTTAGCTTCAACCATTGTTTGTTTAGACTTTTTAGATTCTCCAATGGAAAGAAGACGGTTTCGGTTTAGAGATAAATTAAACATGATTTTTAGGACATTTCCCGCTAGTGTGAGTTTTGCTTTAGTTTGTTTTGGATTAGTGGTGATTCCATTTTTAAATTTATTATCAATTCCGGTTTGTGTGGCGGCGGGAACAATGTTTTTTTGCGATCGCATTTTATTAAATAAAGTTTCTTGA
- a CDS encoding branched-chain amino acid aminotransferase — protein sequence METVNHQLNIQKTEHSRLPSEPLHHIPFGRIFSDHIFVATYDNGTWEDLKIMPYSNLTMTPAMAVLHYGQAVFEGMKAYKSVTGETLIFRPDANFRRINKSAHRLCMPPIPEEIFMEGLRELIRLDSAWIPESEGSLYIRPLYFATDEFIGLKPSTHYTFIIMSCPVGAYYSEPVKLIVTDKYIRACEGGTGAAKCAGNYAASLLADKEAKALGYDNVIWLDGIHKKYVEECGTMNLAFVIDNVVVTPQLTGTILEGITRDSVLTLFRDQGVKVEERLIPIEEVAEAYDKGILQEAFGMGTAATIAHISKIGYQGRDLILPPISERKYAQSILEQLEAIKTGKVPDPYHWIWKI from the coding sequence ATGGAAACAGTGAATCACCAACTCAACATTCAAAAAACAGAACATTCCCGACTTCCTTCAGAACCCTTACATCATATTCCCTTTGGTCGAATTTTTAGTGATCATATTTTTGTGGCTACTTATGATAATGGAACTTGGGAAGATCTAAAAATTATGCCCTATAGTAACTTGACCATGACTCCAGCAATGGCAGTTTTACACTATGGTCAGGCTGTTTTTGAGGGGATGAAAGCCTATAAAAGTGTAACGGGAGAAACGTTAATTTTTAGACCCGATGCTAATTTTAGACGGATTAATAAATCGGCTCATCGACTGTGTATGCCCCCCATTCCTGAAGAAATTTTTATGGAAGGATTAAGGGAATTAATTCGTTTAGATTCTGCTTGGATTCCTGAATCAGAAGGGAGTTTATATATTCGTCCGTTGTATTTTGCTACCGATGAATTTATTGGGTTAAAACCTTCAACTCACTATACTTTTATTATTATGAGTTGTCCGGTGGGAGCTTATTATTCCGAACCCGTTAAATTAATCGTTACTGATAAATATATTCGAGCTTGTGAAGGCGGAACAGGGGCGGCAAAATGTGCTGGAAATTATGCAGCGAGTTTATTAGCAGATAAAGAAGCTAAAGCTTTAGGGTATGATAACGTCATTTGGCTGGATGGCATTCATAAGAAATATGTGGAAGAATGCGGCACCATGAATTTAGCTTTTGTGATTGATAATGTCGTGGTAACACCGCAATTAACCGGAACAATTTTAGAAGGAATTACACGGGATAGCGTGTTAACGTTATTCCGAGATCAAGGTGTTAAAGTCGAAGAACGATTAATTCCCATTGAAGAAGTAGCAGAAGCTTATGACAAAGGGATTTTACAAGAAGCCTTTGGAATGGGAACTGCTGCGACTATTGCTCATATTTCTAAAATTGGATATCAAGGACGAGATTTAATTTTACCCCCCATTTCTGAACGCAAATATGCTCAATCTATTTTAGAACAATTAGAAGCGATTAAAACCGGAAAAGTACCCGATCCCTATCATTGGATTTGGAAAATTTAA
- a CDS encoding serine/threonine-protein kinase, whose translation MKCCINPQCPNPDNPDNTVYCQSCGVKIPDLLRGRFRMIKLLGQGGFGRTYLAEDIDKLNEKCVVKQFVPMMQGTAGLQKALELFEREARQLQQLGHHAQIPALSAYFSENNQLYLIQQYIEGETLDQILQKQGVWTEQQVKELLTSLLPVLQFIHEKNVIHRDLKPDNIMRRRNGEYVLIDFGVAKDLSATVIHTQVGTRVGSDGYASREQMQGGDAYPATDLYSLGATCFYLLTKISPLELWLDDGYSWTKNWQKYVKQDLSPELNKVLDQLLKKDIEDRYSSADQVLQNLQIIRPQPAQKSSTPPPPPSTPQPIPSPQASWQNVPLVGTLTGHSRSVWFVAFSADGRTLASGSKDKTIKLWDVQRQREIATLTGHSNIVISVAFSADGRTLASGSNDKTIKLWDVQRQREIATLTGHSDSVRSVAFSADGRTLASGSWDKTIKLWDVQSQREIATLTGHSDSVFSVAFSADGRTLASGSADKTIKLWNVQSQREIATLTGHSNIVISVAFSADGRTLASGSAGKTIKLWDVQSQGQIATLTGHSNHVCSVAFSPDGWTLASGSADKTIKLWDVQSQREIATLTGHSNWVISVAFSADDRTLASGSGDKTIKLWEAR comes from the coding sequence ATGAAATGCTGCATTAACCCCCAATGTCCGAACCCAGACAACCCCGATAATACGGTTTACTGTCAAAGCTGTGGTGTCAAAATACCCGACTTGCTGCGGGGACGGTTTCGGATGATCAAATTGTTAGGACAAGGGGGGTTTGGTCGGACTTATTTAGCCGAAGATATCGATAAATTGAATGAAAAATGTGTCGTTAAACAGTTTGTTCCCATGATGCAAGGAACAGCAGGACTACAAAAAGCTTTAGAATTATTTGAACGAGAAGCGAGACAACTGCAACAACTGGGACATCATGCCCAAATTCCGGCATTATCGGCTTATTTCTCAGAAAACAATCAACTCTATTTAATTCAGCAATATATTGAAGGGGAAACTTTAGATCAGATTTTACAAAAACAAGGGGTTTGGACAGAACAGCAAGTTAAGGAATTATTAACCAGTTTGTTACCTGTTCTACAGTTTATTCATGAAAAAAACGTGATTCACCGTGACCTCAAACCCGATAATATTATGCGTCGTCGGAATGGGGAATATGTGTTAATTGATTTTGGGGTAGCGAAAGATTTATCAGCAACGGTGATACATACTCAAGTAGGAACCCGTGTGGGGTCTGATGGATATGCAAGTCGGGAACAAATGCAAGGGGGAGATGCTTACCCCGCTACTGATTTATATAGTTTAGGAGCAACTTGTTTTTATCTATTGACTAAAATTTCACCTCTGGAATTATGGTTAGATGACGGTTACAGTTGGACGAAAAATTGGCAAAAATATGTCAAGCAAGATCTTAGCCCAGAATTAAATAAAGTTCTTGATCAACTATTAAAAAAAGATATTGAAGATCGTTATTCTTCTGCTGATCAAGTGTTGCAGAATTTACAGATAATACGACCACAACCAGCGCAAAAGTCCTCAACGCCACCACCGCCACCATCAACACCTCAACCGATACCCTCACCCCAAGCATCCTGGCAAAATGTTCCTTTGGTTGGCACTCTCACCGGACATTCACGTTCTGTCTGGTTTGTAGCCTTCAGTGCCGATGGTCGGACGTTAGCCAGTGGGAGTAAGGACAAGACGATTAAATTGTGGGATGTGCAGCGCCAACGGGAAATTGCCACTCTCACCGGACATTCAAATATTGTCATCTCTGTAGCCTTCAGTGCCGATGGTCGGACGTTAGCCAGTGGGAGTAATGACAAGACGATTAAATTGTGGGATGTGCAGCGCCAACGGGAAATTGCCACTCTCACCGGACATTCAGATTCTGTCAGGTCTGTAGCCTTCAGTGCCGATGGTCGGACGTTAGCCAGTGGGAGTTGGGACAAGACGATTAAATTGTGGGATGTGCAGAGTCAACGGGAAATTGCCACGCTCACCGGACATTCAGATTCTGTCTTCTCTGTAGCCTTCAGTGCCGATGGTCGGACGTTAGCTAGTGGGAGTGCTGACAAGACGATTAAATTGTGGAATGTGCAGAGTCAACGGGAAATTGCCACGCTCACCGGACATTCAAATATTGTCATCTCTGTAGCCTTCAGTGCCGATGGTCGGACGTTAGCCAGTGGGAGTGCTGGCAAGACGATTAAATTGTGGGATGTGCAGAGCCAAGGGCAAATTGCCACGCTCACCGGACATTCAAATCATGTTTGCTCTGTAGCCTTCAGTCCCGATGGTTGGACGTTAGCCAGTGGGAGTGCTGACAAGACGATTAAATTGTGGGATGTGCAGAGCCAACGGGAAATTGCTACTCTCACCGGACATTCAAATTGGGTCATCTCTGTAGCCTTCAGTGCCGATGATCGGACATTAGCCAGTGGGAGTGGGGACAAGACGATTAAATTGTGGGAAGCACGATAG
- a CDS encoding carbohydrate ABC transporter permease, with protein sequence MASSPISQKQLLDQDAVMAWIFLAPALLLMGIFIVWPIGYLFYLSFTQGSFTRSGVYGVGLNNYVRLFLSPDFWQVLFNTIYFTVATVIPILIIPLGLAVLLNRTFALRDILRTAYFIPSITSLVAVGLGWRWLFQFNGPVNGLLSHIGLDPIPWLSSTIWAMPVLILLSIWKQLGFNLVVFLAGLQAIPQTRYEAAELDGANPWQQFWYITLPGLQPTLVFATVTTAIFTLRSFEQVYVITGGGPLNSTNVLVYYIYDQAFAQFDFGYAAAAATILLAIALILVYIQLKLFGEN encoded by the coding sequence ATGGCTTCTTCACCTATTTCTCAGAAACAGCTTCTGGATCAAGATGCAGTCATGGCTTGGATTTTTCTGGCTCCAGCTTTGCTGCTGATGGGGATCTTTATTGTATGGCCAATTGGGTATTTATTTTACCTCAGTTTTACCCAAGGGAGTTTTACACGGTCTGGGGTTTACGGGGTGGGACTGAACAATTATGTGCGTTTATTTCTGAGTCCTGATTTTTGGCAAGTGCTGTTTAATACAATTTATTTTACCGTCGCAACGGTAATTCCAATTTTGATAATTCCTTTAGGATTAGCGGTACTTTTAAATCGAACTTTTGCTTTACGAGATATTCTCAGAACAGCTTATTTTATTCCCTCCATTACTTCCTTAGTCGCCGTTGGTTTAGGATGGCGTTGGTTATTTCAATTTAATGGCCCCGTCAATGGATTATTATCCCACATTGGACTTGATCCGATTCCTTGGTTAAGTAGTACAATCTGGGCAATGCCTGTGTTAATTTTACTCAGTATTTGGAAACAATTAGGGTTTAATTTAGTAGTATTTTTAGCAGGGTTACAAGCAATTCCTCAAACTCGATATGAAGCAGCCGAATTAGATGGGGCAAATCCTTGGCAACAATTTTGGTACATCACCTTACCCGGTTTACAACCTACTCTTGTTTTTGCAACGGTAACAACGGCTATTTTTACCTTAAGAAGTTTTGAGCAAGTTTATGTAATAACCGGAGGCGGCCCCTTAAATTCAACCAATGTTTTAGTTTATTATATTTATGATCAAGCCTTTGCTCAATTTGATTTTGGTTATGCAGCCGCAGCAGCAACTATTTTACTAGCGATCGCTTTAATTTTAGTTTATATTCAATTGAAATTGTTTGGAGAAAATTAA
- a CDS encoding YqaE/Pmp3 family membrane protein, whose amino-acid sequence MNLIRLIAAVFLPPLGVFLTVGFGGAFWLNILLTLLGFIPGIIHAVWVIAKNDPN is encoded by the coding sequence ATGAACCTTATCCGTTTGATTGCTGCTGTTTTCTTACCCCCCTTGGGCGTGTTTTTAACCGTTGGTTTTGGGGGCGCATTTTGGCTGAACATCCTGCTGACTCTACTTGGATTTATTCCCGGAATCATTCATGCTGTTTGGGTGATTGCTAAAAATGATCCCAATTAA
- a CDS encoding 2Fe-2S iron-sulfur cluster-binding protein codes for MSKTYTVEFHDQGNVQTVEVPEDKQILKVALDAGITLPNSCNAGVCTTCAAQIIEGEVEQSQGMGLSPDLQAEGYVLLCIAYPRSNLKLVPGKEEEVYDRQFGQGS; via the coding sequence ATGTCTAAAACCTATACAGTTGAATTTCATGACCAAGGGAACGTCCAAACCGTCGAAGTTCCAGAGGATAAACAAATCCTCAAAGTCGCATTGGATGCCGGGATCACATTACCCAATTCTTGCAATGCAGGAGTTTGTACTACCTGTGCTGCCCAAATTATCGAAGGTGAAGTCGAGCAAAGTCAGGGTATGGGATTAAGTCCTGACCTGCAAGCAGAAGGTTATGTCCTTCTTTGTATCGCCTATCCCCGTTCTAATTTAAAACTGGTTCCTGGAAAAGAAGAAGAAGTCTATGATCGCCAATTTGGTCAAGGTTCTTAA
- a CDS encoding DUF6464 family protein: protein MDLNSLPTEVILTHPRQTLGSVCLDWTPQPGHYLNWNGQTYTVLERRHRYQLKSGRYRLHKISLYVQSVERPEDKTLIDGHWVIGDASCQFNAHSELMRCAVNPSGPCNTCQFYEPI from the coding sequence ATGGATCTAAATTCATTACCAACGGAGGTGATTTTGACCCATCCCCGTCAAACCCTGGGAAGTGTTTGTTTAGATTGGACACCACAACCCGGTCATTATCTCAACTGGAATGGGCAAACTTATACAGTTTTAGAGCGTCGCCATCGCTATCAACTCAAATCCGGCCGCTACCGACTGCATAAAATTTCCTTATATGTACAATCGGTAGAGCGACCTGAAGATAAAACGTTAATTGATGGACATTGGGTGATTGGGGATGCCAGTTGTCAGTTTAACGCCCATTCAGAACTCATGCGTTGTGCGGTGAATCCCTCTGGCCCTTGTAATACCTGTCAGTTTTATGAACCCATTTAA